One part of the Epinephelus fuscoguttatus linkage group LG12, E.fuscoguttatus.final_Chr_v1 genome encodes these proteins:
- the LOC125897849 gene encoding odorant receptor 131-2-like, translating to MSYATQSQTNITVGQDLLERMVLSTLTTLPCCVFLFINGVMLFTLRSKTVFRETSRYILLFNLLLAETIQMAVGQLLYLLAACRIRLTYPVCALIIMFSNLTNDISPVTLVVMSLERYVAVCYPLRHSTIITIRNTVVAIIVVWTFSSLNVFTRVLLLLDFPFEDLESLQMKDFCAEENILLDQTSNDYDKAYTYCLFVSASVAIICSYISVMIAARSASTGKTSAFKARNTLMLHLVQLGLSLVSTMHNSFLGALSTIVTRTVLVRIQIFLYVFIVILPKCLSPLIYGLRDQTVRSSLVYQTCFHLKLSEITAKAEISP from the coding sequence ATGTCCTATGCAACTCAGTCTCAGACTAACATCACTGTTGGACAGGACCTACTGGAAAGAATGGTGCTTTCCACTCTGACTACTTTACCatgctgtgtgtttctcttcattAACGGGGTCATGTTATTCACCTTGAGGAGTAAAACTGTGTTTCGTGAGACCTCCCGTTACATTCTTCTGTTTAACCTCCTTTTGGCAGAGACTATCCAGATGGCAGTGGGTCAGTTACTGTACTTACTAGCTGCTTGTAGAATAAGGCTGACATATCCTGTCTGTGCTCTTATTATCATGTTCTCCAATCTCACAAATGATATCTCTCCTGTCACACTGGTGGTGATGTCTCTGGAGAGATATGTAGCTGTGTGCTACCCACTGAGGCACTctaccatcatcaccatcagaaACACAGTAGTGGCTATCATTGTGGTTTGGACCTTCAGTTCACTAAATGTATTCACAAGAGTTCTGTTACTGTTAGATTTTCCATTTGAAGATCTGGAGAGTCTGCAGATGAAAGATTTTTGTGCCGAGGAAAACATTCTCCTTGACCAAACGTCTAATGATTATGACAAAGCATACACTTATTGTCTGTTTGTATCAGCTAGTGTTGCAATCATTTGCTCTTATATCAGTGTGATGATAGCAGCCAGGTCAGCCTCCACAGGCAAAACTTCAGCTTTTAAGGCTCGTAACACACTGATGCTTCATCTGGTGCAGCTGGGTCTCAGTCTTGTGTCGACTATGCACAATTCATTTCTTGGAGCCCTCTCAACAATTGTCACAAGGACAGTTCTCGTGCGCATCCAAATTTTTTTATATGTGTTTATTGTCATTCTCCCCAAGTGTCTTAGTCCCCTCATCTATGGTCTCAGAGACCAGACTGTCAGATCCAGCCTTGTGTACCAAACATGCTTTCACCTGAAACTCTCAGAAATTACAGCCAAGGCTGAAATATCACCCTAG